The sequence below is a genomic window from Scophthalmus maximus strain ysfricsl-2021 chromosome 19, ASM2237912v1, whole genome shotgun sequence.
tccttctcctctctcttttctcctcagtcccaaacaaatgtaattgaaaCAAGATTTTAACCTGCACAAGGcggtgccccccctccccctcccccacccacgAGCTGGAGTGTCTGCCtgtacttcttcttttttctttttgttttgttccaacaTGACTTTTTTGCTGCACTTTCAGATGGTTGACCCAGATCTCGCAGGGCAGCTCTCACACGCTGTTCGGCAGAGAAATGGtgaggcttttttaaaaaaaaaaatgttttaatatctcctctcatcttcttcttgaaTTAGTCAGAAGCCTCTCCAGGTCATAATGCATTTAGTATTATATgtcattttctgcttttgagatgacttgttgtgttgtgtttattgttttgttttattgtggaAAGGAGCCGAAGATCAGCTCTGCACCACGGAGCCATACGTGGATTTCAGGAGCACACAAGCGTAATGAAATCAGATAAACAACACTTAGAGAATTCCAGTAAGAAGCACGTCAGCGTTAGACGACTGTCGGGCGGCACTAGTTTGAGGTCAGGGCAGCACAGTCCATGCTCACAAAACAAAGCTACTGACAAAGTTGTGAAATGGGGCGACTTGAATGTTCTAGGTGCAGATAACACATGAAATAACATATGGTAAAGTAGTTtaccggagagagagagagagagagagagagagagttgctgATTTAAAATGAGATTGACAAAGTGGACTGATCGGTTCTTAGTGCAACTGATGACGGTTTTGAAGATCCATAGGGGATCATAATAGACGAGCTCCTGAAGGGGCTTCATTGCACTGCAGCACCAGGAGTGCAACGTTCAGACCCGAGCTCGAATTtgaatcatcaacaacaactgacatcatttcaaaagaaaagtgctGTACCCCAGATCCACGTATTTAACGATTCACCTCCTTCCCCATAAAGGCTCGACTGCAGCCGTCACCCACCCCTCCTGCACAGAGGGATCTTTCACCAGGAGCAGTGGGATCATCCCCGGTGAGCGACACTCAGAACCACAATCCCATGTCTATACGGACCCAGGAGCGAAAAAACCACCTGATTCGTGAGACGCACCACCCTGAGTCAACAGCCAAAGACAGACGGCCTATTTCGCGCAAAGTGGGAGACTCGCAAATAAACAGGAATCACATTACGCCGCCAACAGCCAACTGAGTTTAAAAGCATGTTATCTGGCAGGTCCCTCTGGAGTACGACTGCAAAGCAATTGAGGggcttttttgattttgatcaaattgcttgtttttctttgggcggagtcagagagcAGGGTTTTTCCAAAAATGCTGAGACTAAtgttatttacatattcaaaaatataacaCTTCTTTGTGCCCGTGCGTTTGAATACGAAGTGTTTTTGGTGACTCTCACAAGCTTCTCGCTTATCGAACTAGAGGGCTTTTGCAGTTGCACTGTGACCTCTGGTCCTTCATGTTTCCAACCCCCTGTTTGCTCGTGGAGGGTAAATACCGCCATGACACGTGTCTCTATCAATAcgtatatacgtgtgtgtttctctgtgacagcATGCAGATGTGTGACCAGACTGGAGGCAACATTTCTGGGGGTTGTACCTGATAGTCGTGTGTCTATGCAACTccatgtctttttatttgttttcacattatacagagaagagaaacaaactcaaacaaaccccccaacccccccagaTACCAGACATGTATACAAATAATACATAACCAGACATCCGTAAAGGAAAATAACCAGCATATAGTGAATAGAAATGATACAGATGAAATTGTTTACATTGTCATGTTGTCTGCTTCCATTCCGTCATCAAAAGTCAAAAAGGCTGCCAGATATTATAAAATTTGTCAGTAGACCCTCTAAATGTATATCTGATTTTCTCCAATTTTAGATGGCACATGACCTCCCTGATCCAGTGACTATGTGTCGGTGAAATAGGGTCTTTCCATTTAAACAGTATCAGTCTCCTGGCCAGAAGCGAACAGAAGGCCTTCTGGTAACTCAGAGATTCTGCTGGAAATGAGGagcacaaatataaatatatatatatatatatattttattctgtgGAGGAACACCTTAATTCAGCTCACATGTATGAAGCTGTATTTTAATGTGCAAACAAACGGGTCTGTTTTGTGCTTTCAGGTGCGATTGCAGCCACGGTGTTCATTGCCTTTTTACTCGCTCTCTACGCCGTCCTCTGGAAGTGCATGGTGTCACCGCCGCAACGGTAAAGAACAAGACACGAGCACTGACTTGATTTTGCTCGGGCTTTGAATTCGATTTTGTCGACCCTGCGATCTGGCAAACTGCTATTTGTTCTCCTGCCTTTTTAGTGTCACGTGTCTGAACTTTGTATCCCAGCACATCAACGAGAGACAAATCACGTCACATGATCAtattgagattgcttttagcaataaaatgaaatttattattattattattattattattatctgcaCCTTTTCCACTTCATATAAAACGTTTtgctttacattacattccTATAAACGCTTTTGTCTGAAGCGACTTACATTAAGTGCATTCACCCATGAAGATATCACCCAagaagtgcaagaatcatgcaagTACATGGAAATGTATGaaaactgcttttgtttttaaatattgtacaaCAGACACGAGCAGGTGAAGCAGAGAATGCCAATTTAAGAAAGTAAATGAACTCAGCTAATGCTAGCAGTCCTTGAAGTCAGATATCCCAGTtgtcaaaatgcacaaaaactgTGTCACTACTTTACTGTCAAAACgctcctctgtgtttccccTTACAGAAAGCACAGCAAGGTGAGGGTCAGAGTGCACCAGAGGAGCTCTGTGTGAAGGCCGGCTTTCGGGTCGCGTCCGTTCAGCGGCTCCTTTCCGCATCGGAATGGTGCGGACCAAACTCAGAGAGCAAACTCTGCTCCAGAGATACAAGACGCCACTGAAGAAGATCCTCCTTAATGGATCCAAAGatcaaaccacaaaacaaaactgactcAGCTGAATGGATGTGTCACCCGTTTCCCCTCAGATTAACTCCATGATGATGTGgaacatgcccccccccccccccctgctgtttCATGTGAACTCTAACACTATCACTACTGAGGAACGAGGCACCTCGGGCTACAGCTCGCTCCAGTGACCAatgaactgtgtgtgcgtgtctgatAGAGATATTGTGGTATATTTAgtgtgtgtggatttttttggaTATGTTTTACACCCAGTATTTTTTAATAGTTGTCATAACGGCATCACTAGGCTACATTTAAATCTCCTGAAGCCGCCAGGATGTTCAGAACAACCAGCCAATCACCTCCACTTGAGTCTTTCTACAAGACGTAGAGGTAATTTTGTCCGAATCgattttaaatttgtttatttgtccttGGTGCCTTCTTTGAAATCCACATGTTTAATTCAAATAACTCAGGATGTTGTAACTACTGTATCCCTCTATGATAACCTAATTAAGTGAATGTGACTATAAACAAATACTAGGAGCCGTGTCATCAGTATCACAACTTGGGGAAAAACTCAAATTAGACTCAATCCCTTTTTCCTTTGCGTCATCTTGAATTTTTATCGTCATCTTTGATCATGGAATGAGGAAAGGGAAGTGGAGAATCTCCCCCGTGGATAGaataatgatgacattttgCAGTAAACAGATCAAGCGGCAGTATgaatgaaaaggggggggggaaggctCTTATGTCTGATTTCTCTTCTGTAGTTCATCGGCTGCTGAATCTCTTTGAATCGATATGATCGGCATGATGAAAATAGCTTCGCTGTGCCGTTTATGGAAGTGGTCCCATGGCCAGATGGACAGATCCAGCATTGTGCAACACCATCGGCGGCTGACTGTGTCAGGAGGTCGGACAGGTTTTCAGGACCAGTTCTGCAagttaaacccccccccccccacctgcagGGTGAGATTTCTTTAATCAGCTAGTGACCTGTTCCATCAAGTAGAGGGAGATCAAGCGTGAGGTTCCAGTGGGTTTTGAATACTTACACCCACTAATCACCGATGGACAAACTGCAGATTTTTACCTATGTTCTCTTAACTATTACATCAATATGGctgattgtttaatttttacatGCCACCTCTTTATATATAACAATtcagtagtttgttttttcaatatgtTCAGATGCACATCTCgctgtcttctccttcctcctgatATTATCAGTGGTTCCGCTAAAATCCTGTAGATGCAAATCACTACATTAGAAAACGTGACAGTGAGTTCCTATGAAGTGCCTGTGCCCCAGGTTTCCGGGCTTCTGGGAGGAACTACAGCAcccaaatatatacaaacaagaatgtgttttttaaaaagtgtcaagAATTGAAACAAAGGCAACAATAATTCAAACTCACAACTGACAGTTGTTCCAGTGGGAACTGAGCTTTTGATTTGATCGTCTGCAGCGATAGCCCCGACTCTGCCTCCAACACTGATAAGAGTATATTAGCTGTTACTGAATGTTATCTTGGTGATATTGACTCTTACTGGGGGAGCGCACACAGCAGACCATGGCAGTGGTGGCCTCTCTCAGCTCCCGCTGGAACGGGAACATCTTGGTCTTATCCTTTGCCTCGAATCCTACAGGCCACAGAGTATAGTTACAGtgcagtgtgatgatgatgatgatgatgatctgacCTGCTTTGCATATACAAGCAGAAACTATATGCAATAATAACCCTTACGCATCCAAGCATATTACGGGCAGACTTGTGGCAGGAGGAGCCATGCCACAGTTGAGATACACTGATATATGTTTGgtgaaggggaagagaaaagcaGATGAGAGCCTCGCTTTGGCTGAAAAAACAGCCACTAGTGTTTATGCGATGCAATATGATCTTATCAGTGGAACGGTGGACACAAGAAACCCACCTGCATGGTCCTAGTTTAACAAAGACAGGGACAAACAGTACAAAACATACATCTGAGGTGCTGGTTATCCACGccatcgtcatcttcatcatccatAGCAAATCCTGTTAAAAGAAGAATGATTGATATGGTAAGATTTACTGGGATGCAACAATACTTGAGACagcatgggaaaaaaacaaaacttcagcGCTCACATTGTGAATAATAGTGCGGCTAATCTGGATCGCGTTCACGTCGGCCACTGAGTCACTGTGGTTTACCATCCAGCTCACCATGAGGCTTTGCTCGTCACCGACGGCCACATGACTGATGCCAAACTGGCGCGCAATGAAGCACACTGTGTGTAAAGTTACGGGACATATTTGAGGAGTTCTCTAATGGGGTTAGAAAGAATTTTCAGTGAATCAAACTCACCAGTGTCCAAGCGACATCTCCTGTGATCCACAGAAAATATGCGCCACAACCTAAGCAGGTTAGAGGAGGTGAATCAAAGTGAAGGGTTCGTTATTTGCAGCCTGCCTGTCGTTACACAAGGCAAAACACACTAAAAAGCGATGAGGACGTTTGCCACAATGGTTTTATATGTACAGCACGGTATTATGAACATGGCACATCATAGATCTGATTACAGAGATTACAATAGAATacatatcaaacaaaaatattaatgatgttgACAGTGCACGAAGCAATTTACACACAATAAATTATCAGAAAAAGCAGATTAacggaaagaagaaaaaatacagccGTTCTTTACAGAAATCACTTACAGAATCAGATAGCAAGGTTTTTGGCACTTgcgtgagaaaaaaaaagttcctcttCCAACATAGTGTGCATAGGTAGCCTTTCCATAAAACTATACATAATTTTTGATATTTATACAATAATGTCAGTATATTCATATGTCTTTTAGATGCTCAAGATCCCTCATAAATATTTCTAAAGATCCCATGGAGGAATAATAGCactctctgtgtggtttgagGAAGGACTCAAATATCTCAGTTTTCTTATAAGTGCTCACGGGGAAAAACAACTTCCTTCCACGTTTCCTTATACTCTCGGTCCGGGTGTTCGCAGCACAAAGGTACTTCTGCCGTTAAACAATTCCAACAGATACCAAAATGAATCGTGGCAGGAGTAAAATCACAACGTGTGAGAGCCGACTCTCAAAGAGCTTCTtcggaaaaaaaggcacaatggTTTGATcacacaggaagagaaggatTAATGGCTGACATACACTGATAaaggcacatacagtatttctgcATATACTTCCTCCCTCCGACTATTCCCTTGTGTGATTAtacaggtttttaaaaatgaacgtGTATCCACCACATTCAGATGGAGGCAAATGCACACATTCAcgaacatatatatatataaatatatatataagcaacAGATATATTATTGTTGGTCCAGTTATATGTCAAGAAGCTTGTGATGTGTGTTTCTCAGAGATAAACAATGTTCTCCTCAGCGCCCTCCTCCCCGTTCTGTCCTTCAAGAGAGAGGTAAGCCTGCGGAGGAAGCAGCGGGGCCAGagacggcgaggaggaggaggagtagtcCTCGCAAAGTCCGTGACCTGTGACCTCGAACCTCCAGGGACCCAGGGGTCGCCTGTCCAGTGGCGGGCTGAAGTCTGCTGAAAGGAGAACGAGAGCACCTCTTAGGACTAAGACGAAGGAAAGTAAGTCCATGTGTTTCTTGAATGTACAACCCCTGAATTACGATTTCacagtacagtaaaaaaaagtcttactGTCGTCGGTCCTCTGCGGCTGTGCGGCGACCCTGCTGCTGAACGGGTGGACAGCGTCGTGCAGGGTGCAGCCGTGGCTGCCGCCGTACTTTGGGTACGCCCGGCCGTCCGGAGGCTGTTTGCCGTGCGCCTGACTCAGCAGGGTGTTGAGGCTGTTGTAGAGGCTGGCGCTGAGGCCCAGGTTGGCCGCGTAGCCGGGGCCGAGCAGGGGACCGTCGCGGTTCTTCCTCGACGTGGAGAGCAGACACTGGTGGAGGTTGTTGTGGTTGGCCGGCTGGCGGGGCTGGTTTTGCTGGAGAGAGGTGAGAAAGGCCGCCTCGTTCTGGTACACCGAAGAGCTACCGTCCAGACTGCCCGAGCGGCTGTGGCTGGACACCTGGGACATTTGggaaaaacaccccaaaaaaaagcagaggggccACGGTTTGCTCAGCAGTGGtcagtgctttttgttttcGCCATTCTGTCTgacatcctcctccctctcataCCTTGTATCCGTCCAGTGGTATTGTCACGGGCAAGCTGCTCTGGCGGCTGTGTCTCCAGCTCTGGAGGAGCCTCTGCTGGGCTTCgatcttctccttctccctctccacactCCTCTGGCCCTCCCGCAGCCGGTCCAGATTCTGCTGATACTCCAGCATGtgggcctccagctcctcgcgCTCAGAGCGCAGACGCTCGGCCTCCAGGAGGCACCGCTGCTCTCGCTGCTCCAGCACACTCTCCTGTTCACTCTGAAAAACACGTGGCGCGTGGTCAACACCGGGCACCAACACCAACAGGTTTATGACCTATAACTCAAATGTGATGTGATCCGCAACTGGCAGGGGGGGAGGTGAGAGAACTCACCTGCTGTTTCTCTCTGACCAGACACTCTTTGTCCCAGCGCTGCTGCTCCTGTTTCAGCCTCATGTGGAGTTTCTGCAGCCCATCcacctcttccttcttcctctctaaACCCTTCTTCTCGGcgtcctccttcttcttctcgatactcctctgcttctcctgctcctggattaaaaagacaaaacaggacTTGGTTGAATCTTTTCTGTCAATGTTTCATAGAAAAGGCAACTGAATTCTGGTCTAATTTGCTCAAACTACTTTGGCACACGGGAGCAGGCCTACAGGTAGTCAAAAAACGTATTCCAACGGGAATGATATGAGGCTGGTACCAGACTATtttggagagaagagagggttCGGAGCTGAGGTCTTTCTCCCTCCTGGAGAAGGAGTTTCTGGACCTCATAGCAGCTGTCCTGGAGGGTCACAGCAGCCTGCGGAGAAAACACCGGATCACACTCAAGTTCATGTCTGTAGTATAAAAACCGCCAGAACTTTTAATAGGAATCTTTTTGACTCTGAAAGTTTTCAGAATCGATTTAGGCTAAATTTGAGTAGATTTAAACAACAAGCTTTATTAGCCAAATTATCTAATGCCATTGTTATTTTTCAACTTCATACACTTACGACCTACTTGCTAACTACTTTAATTGTAACTCCGTCCTTTCAATTCATTAACTCCTTCAGGTTCCGCCCTAAATGCTGAGACTTGCATCTTTTCTCACCTGCAGACTGTACAGAAGCTGAGTCAGGCTCTGCACGCTCTCTGCCACCTACAGAACAGAAAGGTGTCATTACAGGGGAACAGTAACTTAAAACGTATCCGTTAACAAACATTGCTCATGGGAAACTACAGCGGTTGAACCTTCAGCAGGGTCCCCTTGGTGTCTCCTCTTCTCAGCTCCACAGCAGGGCTGCACGGCACGCCGTCCAGCCCCGTCAACTCCGTGTCGGATCCAAGAGACGTGGAGCTCATACTGAGCGTGCTCAGATAATCTGCTGTGGGGAACACGGAAAAGGGACAAGGAACGTGGTAAATGGCGCCGGCTGACGCGATGTGGTTGACCCTCGTCAGTAAAGGTCAAGCAGGACgtgagcacaaacacacgaggTGACATTCTGAATTACGGTGTGTGTCTGCGGCTCACGTTCAGATGGAGACTCTTGGATGCTGCTGCCGTGACTGTTGTAGCTGCAGCACTCCGGTCCTCGCACGGGAGAGCTCGGACTTTGCGCGGAGAGGGCATCGCGAGCCTGAAGCATGGTGGCCAGGTTCTCCGCTGCGGAAGGAGCAAATGTCAGTCAAAAAAGACTTTGCCGCCCCACGGCGGAGGTGCAGATGAGGCTGAAAAGACGGGGGCGGCCCTCTCACCTTCTCTGAGCGCGGCcgtgaggagcgaggaggccGGTTGTGGcgtctcactgtctgtgtccgGCTGCACCAGCAGGTGGCGATGTGGCACAGGCTCTGGTGAGTGGAGGGTTAACTCGGTGAGCTCGGCGTACAGGTGGAGCTTCTCCTCCAGGCTGGTGCAGATCTGCTGATCCTGACCCAACAGCGTATCTACACAAAACATACACCGCAGTTCAGACTTTTTGTTGCACATGGTTTGTGTCACGGAATTATTTTTTCGAATGATTCATAACTACGCGAGCTCTCCAcaacatcaataaataaaaccttcaacagttcaaaatataatatacagCATGTACACATATTTTCTTACCCTGGAACTTGATGATCTTCTGAACCCTCACTTCTGCAGCTCGCCTGACCTCCTCTGACTCAGCGCTccgatcctcctcctcctcttcctcaggacAACTGCCAGGTGGACCAGTGGGTTAGATAGTGTGCGACACATACACGTGCACAGATTCCGAGTACCATGGACTtgacttgacacacacacacacacacacacctctctacAGCTTGTCGTATGTGTCTCATCCAggcattcctctcctctctggtgGTGGTGTGAACCTCATACATCTCTGGTCCCACGGAGGAGGCGGAGATGAGGaacatccctctctcctcgttGGCTACTTCTCGAACGATGAGCTTCTGCAGAGGGATCACCGGAGGCTTCTGGTCCTGAAACAgtgcatttttggggggttaacTGATGCAAATTACGGGTTAAAGGATGAATGAAGTGTTGGCTGGGCTGAGGCTTACTACTGCAGCAAATACGAAGCGCTGGTCTTTCTCCTGCAGGAAAACCAGTACATCCGTGAGCAGCAGTGCCAGAGTGTCTGCAAACAGGAGTGAAAAGACATTTCGATTTTTTTGCCTCCAAACTAAGAAAAAGACTGGCAAAGATGATGTCATGCAAACCTTTTAGACGTCCCGTGGCCGTCTTCCAGAAGACCAGCCCTTTGTGCTGCAGATGCCTGTGCTTGCTGAGCAGGTCCTGTTTGCGAAACTCTTTTCCGTTCTTGAGCTTGGCGAAGCTCTTGTTCTCCAGCCGGGCCAgcacttcctgcagctcctgacaCCGCTCGTACTTATTCACCGTCAGGTCCACTGCGGCGATGACGTCACGGATCTGAGCCAGGGCACTTGAGAGGTCCGTGTGTTCTTGACTTCCCTCTGGCGGGGGGGTAATAAAGATGACAATACAGCTCTGAggatctttatatatatattgtacaaaACACAAGTACACCAAGAGAAGTGTTGGCACAGTTTTGTGTAGGACACAGTTGACCCAACTTACCCCGCGTGTAATGCAGTATCCTCTCCAGAAGCACGGGGTACTTGGTGATACGCTGAGTGACCAGCAGGATAAATTCTGGCACCTCTCTCCGCCGGACCACAGACTTATTGCTCTGTTGCTGTGAACAGAGGTACAAATCAAAATGGAGAACATCAACTGCTCAACCAAGACATTTTACTGTAAAGAACcctaattttttaaatttaaataggGTGAGGGAGCTTACTCTGACAAAGTTTTGGAGCTTCTTGTTCTGTTGCTGCAGCTCTTTGAAGACATTGACAGCCTCCGTGTGGTGACTGCAGAAGTCACCGTACACCTGCTTCATCTTCTCAGCATTTTCATCTGAGaactgagagacagagggcgGGAATGTCAGACAGTACAGaccatgtgttgttgtgttcataaTGCACGAGTGAATCTCCATCAACCTGCTGAAGCAGTATGTCCCCGATCTGATGGATGAGATAATAGCGGGGGTTCTCCGGTTGGGCTGCGGCCTGTCGGCGTTCCTGCAGCGCTCCGAAGAGGTTCCTGTGGAAGAGCAGCAGGGGATCCAAGCACGGGAAGATTCGGGCCACACAGTCCCAgtccagctgcagctcctccagcatcCCTCTCCTGAACACCTCCGACATGACTGTCAGGGTTTGAATGTGGTGCAGCTCCGTCTgcatcagctctgtgtgtgttggggggcaGCAAAGGTGGATTATGGGAACTGAAACAGCTGATGGGAAAATGTCTCTGACGGGCAACTATTATCACTTGACACCATTTTAATAGAACAAAAAGGGGTAAGATGCACTATTTACATGAACAAATTTCGCGAGCCACATGCAAAGAGGGACATTTGTGGACAAATTTAGACGAGCAGCATTTTTTATGGATTCAAATGAGGACGTTTGCATCGCGTACGTCATCAGCTTTTCCATTCAGCTAGGTCCACTATAGAAAAGTGTGATTCTTTGGTTCAATCCAATGAAGTGTCATTCAACAAATAAGGTCTCTTTTACAGTTCCTGATTCAGTATGCACCGTACAAATTGCTCATACAAAAGTACCCAAATTTAAAGGTTTCTGgataaagcaaaaagaagacagacagacagacaaataacCTCACCATAAATGACATCCTGTCGCTTGACGGTGTGTCTGTCGTGTTGTCTACAGAAGTCCGGACCCACCGCCAGACTCCACGACTCCACATCGAGTCCCAGCAGGTCGGCGGACAAGTCGCTCAGCAGAGGAGCGTCAACAGCATCTGTGAGAGCAGACGAACAACCGAGAATGTCTACGTTTTGAATCTCCGCTCCCTACACACAGCAATTCTCCATGCGATGCCAGGTCATTTTGAAATCCTATGCGCCTCTCGCCCTCACCCTGTGTGGTGATTGGCGGGTCGGTGGACGGGGGAGTCGCTGCGACCGGTGTTCCCTCGTCGGACAATAAGCTGCTAGTACACGTTGCCTCGCTGCACTCTCTGTCCGCCCCCGCCGAGTCACTCGGCCGTCTGTAGAGACACAAAGCATGATGGAACTGAACATGATTCCAGATTCCAGAATTCATAGGCCGACGTCAGATTGCGAGGCCGACTCTTTTGTAGCAGTGGTCATATATTGAACATTCAACAAATCCGAGGACTGCTCTGACGTCACTGTTGAGACCATGTCGGGATCACCGCCGCCCTACCTGCTGTcgatggagatggagaggctTTTGGTGAGAGGGGCgactgtttctctcttctctctgctcatcGTTGGCAGCGAAGCGGAGGAGGAAGGCGAGAAGACGGAGTTGTCTTTCACGGAGTCTGAAGGGGAGATAAGCAGGAGCGGGAAGAAACGATCACACCTCGGAGTACTGCTTCAGACGTTTTGTCTGTATCTATGTAGTCACAGAATGTAACGA
It includes:
- the LOC118314000 gene encoding rho guanine nucleotide exchange factor 28 isoform X10 produces the protein MDSDSDSPFNYSWPSFPKMRMRRKTGQKEKSQSARENQGLSPTLAAAARLSAMIHGKDRVYANTMLVDQVEDADIRYRSPGEEEEASPVPHVGSQRWDSFSTTPPDSGSCSQHRLTSSPRDEKRGIQAPSLENPREPSPCTSPHSPMATSPSFPSSPLASAFRLFEGVQRRQRQSCLPASPALNRRGCSLTEPSRGLSPSLECDSGEEDILGHSYPCSSSKQRSFLRSSSGEERDCFNASPDFNSANSNSTQASTKHPEEAEVRLRSYSYSSPKAKPSRPLLNREAAITDLAEDGAFSSSGRSLLQTLSLSKSLSRLNQVKQRAFSLTETPREKRIEDEEWDKYIIPSKTESEKYKVSRTFSFLKSRMSSTRNKTKVKGKEVKEGKEKSGAANGHQFVPVSPSGPALCVACDKSVSGKELLQCSNCFLNVHKNCRESAAACGKKLQERNALLVKSKTSSLPPNSVKDNSVFSPSSSASLPTMSREKRETVAPLTKSLSISIDSRRPSDSAGADRECSEATCTSSLLSDEGTPVAATPPSTDPPITTQDAVDAPLLSDLSADLLGLDVESWSLAVGPDFCRQHDRHTVKRQDVIYELMQTELHHIQTLTVMSEVFRRGMLEELQLDWDCVARIFPCLDPLLLFHRNLFGALQERRQAAAQPENPRYYLIHQIGDILLQQFSDENAEKMKQVYGDFCSHHTEAVNVFKELQQQNKKLQNFVRQQSNKSVVRRREVPEFILLVTQRITKYPVLLERILHYTREGSQEHTDLSSALAQIRDVIAAVDLTVNKYERCQELQEVLARLENKSFAKLKNGKEFRKQDLLSKHRHLQHKGLVFWKTATGRLKDTLALLLTDVLVFLQEKDQRFVFAAVDQKPPVIPLQKLIVREVANEERGMFLISASSVGPEMYEVHTTTREERNAWMRHIRQAVESCPEEEEEEDRSAESEEVRRAAEVRVQKIIKFQDTLLGQDQQICTSLEEKLHLYAELTELTLHSPEPVPHRHLLVQPDTDSETPQPASSLLTAALREAENLATMLQARDALSAQSPSSPVRGPECCSYNSHGSSIQESPSEPDYLSTLSMSSTSLGSDTELTGLDGVPCSPAVELRRGDTKGTLLKVAESVQSLTQLLYSLQAAVTLQDSCYEVQKLLLQEGERPQLRTLSSLQNSLEQEKQRSIEKKKEDAEKKGLERKKEEVDGLQKLHMRLKQEQQRWDKECLVREKQQSEQESVLEQREQRCLLEAERLRSEREELEAHMLEYQQNLDRLREGQRSVEREKEKIEAQQRLLQSWRHSRQSSLPVTIPLDGYKVSSHSRSGSLDGSSSVYQNEAAFLTSLQQNQPRQPANHNNLHQCLLSTSRKNRDGPLLGPGYAANLGLSASLYNSLNTLLSQAHGKQPPDGRAYPKYGGSHGCTLHDAVHPFSSRVAAQPQRTDDTDFSPPLDRRPLGPWRFEVTGHGLCEDYSSSSSPSLAPLLPPQAYLSLEGQNGEEGAEENIVYL